In Kiloniellales bacterium, the genomic window CGGCGCGCACCAGGGTGCGGGCCTTGCGCCGGGCCGCTTCCAGGGGGATGTCGACCAGGAAGAGCGCGAACTCGTCACCGCCCAGGCGCGCCGCCAGGTCCTGGCGTCGGGTAAAGCGGTTGAGGATGCCCGCGACCGCGACCAGGGCCGCATCGCCGCGGTCGTGGCCGAAGCAATCGTTGACCTGCTTGAAGTTGTCGAGGTCGACGTAGAACAGGACCCCGTCCCGCCAGGCGCCGGGCGCCTGCTTCAGGCGCTCTTCCAGGCTGCGCTCGAAGCTGCGGCGGTTGAGGAGGCCGGTCAGGGGGTCGATGGCGGAGTCCTTCTCCAGCGCCTCCTTCCGGCGCAGCTGCTCGATCGCCAGGCCGAGCTGGACGCTGAGCTCCTCGACCAGGCCGCGATCCTCCTCCGCCCAGGCCCCCTCGGCCGGCTCGCGCCAGAGGCAGATCGCGCCGTTGACCCGGCCGTCGTGGGCCGTCGTGTGGAGCATCAGCAGGCCGTCGTCGGTCTCCAGGTCGACGGTCATTTCCTCACCGTCCAGCTCTTCCAGGGCCTCCTCGAGGACCTCCTCCGGAATCAGGACGCCGGTCTCGACCGCCCGATGCGGCACGCCCTCGCCGTCCTCGGCCAGGCGGTAGACCGCGACGCCCGCCGTCGGCAGGGCCGGCATCAGGGCGGCGGCCGCCGCCTCGAGCATCCGTCCGGGCTCCAGCTCGCTGCGGATCAGTCCCAGGATGTAGCTTAGGAGGCGCTCCTGGTTCCGGCTGCGGGCCCGTTCGCTCTCCTGCTGGTGGCGTTCGGTGACGTCGCTGGCGACGCCGCGCGCGCCCCGCCAGGTGCCGTCCGGGCCGAGCAGGGGCGTGGCGTCGAGCAGCAGGCAGGCCGGCTCGTCGTCGGCCCGGGTGACCCAGACCTCGACGTTCTCCCGCGGCGCCTCGGTGGAAAAGGGTCCCGGCGCCGGCTCGTCCTCGACCAGAAGCTCCTCGGCCCTGCGGCCGATCAGCTCCTTGGCGCCGTAGCCCAGCGCGCCGCGCGGCGAGACGAAGGTGAAGCAGCCCTTGGCGTCGGTCTCCCAGACGAACTCGTGCGAGGCCTCGATCAGGTCCTTGTAGCGCTGGCGGGACTCGATCAGCGCCTCGCGCAGGTTGCGCTCCAGGGTCACGTCGCGCCCGAGAATCAGGACCGCCGTGCCCTGGCCCCAGGGCATGACCGCGAGGTCCAGGGCCTGGCTGTCGCCCTCCGCGCTCAGCAGCCCGGCCTCGATCACCAGCGGCGAGATCTGGGCGCTGCGGCCGTTCAGGGCGTCGTCGATCGCGGCGCGCAGCTCGCGCTTGCCGCCGCGGGTCAGCATCTCGACCAGCGGCCGGGCCTTGGCATTAGCGGCCAGCACCACGGCGTTGCCGCCGACCACCAGGGCCGGGCCGGGATAGTGCCAGAGCGGCCCGTCTTCGGTGAACAGGCTGAACTCGCCGCCCGGCTCCGGCGCAGCCGGGCCGTCCGCGTCCCGATCCTTGGCCCGATCCCCGGCCCCGTCTTTCGGATGCTCCTGATCGCTCATTGGGTGCCCGCCCTCTCCGACTGACTCGAGTGGTCAGCAGGGAGATTGCCTGCCCCCGCCTAACAGCCTGTTAACCGCCAAATACCAAGGTGCGTTGATAATGACCTATTTGACGGCGCCCGTCGGTGTAGGAGTCGGCTCCGAAAAACACAGCATCTCGGCCTTAATACATGAGAACGAAAGATTTAGCCTGCGGCGTTTTCTTAACCTTCTCTTAACCATGGGCGTTTATCTTCCTTAACATGACGGTGGACTGGCCTTATGCCGAAGGGCGTGGCCGACCAGCCAGTCGCAGGGGTGCGGGGGCGACCCCCCTGGTCCTGGTCGTCGAAGACCACACGCTCATATCGGTCCTGATGCGCGACACCCTCCAGAGCTACGGCTACAGGGTGCTGATCGCGCACGACGCGCCGGAGGGCATCCGGCTCGCCTGGGCCCTGCGGCCCGACGTGATCCTGATGGATATCTGCCTGCCCGGCATGTCGGGGCTGGACGCCACCCGCGTGATCAAGGACAACCCGGCCCTGCGCCACATCCCCATCGTGGCCGTCACCGCCCACGCGATGTCCGGCGACCAGGAGAAGATCCTGGAGGGCGGCTGCGAGGGCTATCTCTCCAAGCCTTTCCGCATGGCCGACCTCGAGCAGGCCGTCGACGAAGCCTTGAAGAAGCGGCCCGGACCGCGGCTCCTGCCGCCGGCGATCGAGGACCTGCCGCAGGCCTCCTGACACCGCCCCTCGACAGATCGTCCCCGATCGGACGGCCCCCAGGACGGCCGGCCAGGAAAAATTTCCCCTGGCCGCCGGGAAATCCGCCGCGTTAACCCTGCGTAAAGCCGATTCCTTGATCCTTTGGGCTACCCCAAAGCGATAGGGCGACGCGGCGGCCCGGCCGAATCGCGTCAGCCCAGGCGGACCACTGCGGCGCAAGCGGGCGCAGCGGACCAGCCGCCGAGACCAAGGTGCGGAGAATCCGAGGCATGTCCTACGCCGAGAGCAGTCTCTCCCAGGTGCGCGCACTGGGATCGGCGGCGGATCTGGGCGCGAGATCCGCACCGGCGGCGGCCGAGGCCCCGCAGTCGGATGGCGCCACGGCGGCCGACTGGCACCTGCTTCGGACCACGCCGGCGATCATACACTCGATCGACACCGAAGGCCGCCTCGTGGAGGTCAGCAACCGCTGGCTGGAGTTCATGGGCTACCGACGCGAAGAGGTGATCGGCCGCCGCTCCTCCGATTTCCTGACCGCGGAGTCGCGGCGCAAGGCCGTCGAGGAGATCCTGCCCGCCTTCATGGCGGCCGGCCGCTGCGACAACGTCGCCTACGAGGTCGTCACCAAGAGCGGCGAGGTCCGCAACGTGCTGCTGTCGGCGACCGCCGAGACCGACGCCGAGGGCCGGGTTCTCCGCTCGCTGGCGGTGCTGACCGACGTGACCGACCAGGTCCGCGCGGAGCGGGCCCTGGCGAAGAGCCGGACCCGTCTGCGCACCATCCTGCAGGACCAGGCCGAGCTGATCTGCCGCTACGAGGCGGACACGACCCTGACCTTCGTCAACGAGGCCTTCTGCCACCACTTCGGCAAGCCCGAGACGCTGCTGCTCGGAACCGCCTTCGCCGATCTCTTCCCCGAGGGCGGACGCGACGCCCTGCTGTCCCACATCTCCCGCCTCCATCCGGGCCAGCCGGTCACCTACGAGCAGCAGAGCCTCACCCTCGACGGCCAGCTTGCCTGGCACGAGTGGACCGATCGCGCGATCGCCGGGCCGGACGGCGGAATCGTCGAGTACCAGTCGGTTGCCCGGGACATCACCCGGTCGCGGCGCCAGCAGCTCGCCCTGCGCCGGCTGCTCGATATCACCGCCAGCCAGCACCACAGCTTGGCCGAGAAGATCGACGAGGTGATCCTTCTCGGTCTGGACCACTTCGGCCTGGAGAGCGGCGTGGTGAGCGAGATCATCGGCTCGGCCTACGTTGTGCGCCATGCGGTCAGCGCGGTCGAGGCGATCAAGCCCGGGGTCAGCTTCGCGCTCGAGGACACCTACTGCGCCCACACGGTCGAGCTGGGCCGGCCGGTCGCCTTCGACCATGTCGGCAGCAGCGAGCTGGGCCGGAGCAGCTGCTACCGCCAGCTGCGCCTCGAGGCCTACATCGCGGCGCCGATCATGGTCGGCGGCCAGCTCCACGGCACCCTGAACTTCTCGGCACGGCGGCCGGCGTCGCGGAGCTTCGGCTCCGAGGACCTGGAGATCATCGCCCTGCTCGCCCAGTGGCTGGGACTTCAGATCCTGACCGGCCAGAAGCAGGGGGAGCTCGAGCGCTCCAACGCCGACCTCGAGCAGTTCGCCTCCGTCGCCTCGCACGACCTGCAGGAGCCGCTGCGCACGATCGGCAGCTTCTGCGAGCTGTTGGAGCAGCGCTACGGCGGCCAGCTGGACGACGACGGCGAGGAGTTCATCGGCTTCATCGTCGACGGCGCGCGTCGGATGCAAGGCCTGATCGACGACCTGCTCAGCTACGCCCGGGCCGGGACCAAGGGCCGCGACTTCGAGATGGTCGACAGCGATGCGATCCTCGACAAGGCGCTCAAGAACCTCAAGGCGGCGCTGGACCGCAACCAGGCGGTGGTCGAGCGCGGGCCGCTGCCACAGCTCTGCGCCGACGAGGTCCAGGTCCTTCAGCTGTTCCAGAACCTGATCGGCAACGCGGTCAAGTTCCGCGCCGAAGACCCCTTGCGGATCACCGTGACCGCCGAAGACCAGGGCAGCGCCTGGTGCTTCGCGATCACCGACAACGGGATCGGCATCGAAGCGAAGTTCGCCAAGCGGATCTTCCTTGTGTTCCAGCGCCTGCACACCCGCGAGGCGATCGAAGGCAGCGGCATCGGCCTGTCGA contains:
- a CDS encoding diguanylate cyclase, giving the protein MSDQEHPKDGAGDRAKDRDADGPAAPEPGGEFSLFTEDGPLWHYPGPALVVGGNAVVLAANAKARPLVEMLTRGGKRELRAAIDDALNGRSAQISPLVIEAGLLSAEGDSQALDLAVMPWGQGTAVLILGRDVTLERNLREALIESRQRYKDLIEASHEFVWETDAKGCFTFVSPRGALGYGAKELIGRRAEELLVEDEPAPGPFSTEAPRENVEVWVTRADDEPACLLLDATPLLGPDGTWRGARGVASDVTERHQQESERARSRNQERLLSYILGLIRSELEPGRMLEAAAAALMPALPTAGVAVYRLAEDGEGVPHRAVETGVLIPEEVLEEALEELDGEEMTVDLETDDGLLMLHTTAHDGRVNGAICLWREPAEGAWAEEDRGLVEELSVQLGLAIEQLRRKEALEKDSAIDPLTGLLNRRSFERSLEERLKQAPGAWRDGVLFYVDLDNFKQVNDCFGHDRGDAALVAVAGILNRFTRRQDLAARLGGDEFALFLVDIPLEAARRKARTLVRAASQLKPFSPPGGPSLGFSVGLAVTDPNRRETLAALMKRADKAMYEVKHGGKSGLAIAPSCREEDAA
- a CDS encoding response regulator; amino-acid sequence: MVLVVEDHTLISVLMRDTLQSYGYRVLIAHDAPEGIRLAWALRPDVILMDICLPGMSGLDATRVIKDNPALRHIPIVAVTAHAMSGDQEKILEGGCEGYLSKPFRMADLEQAVDEALKKRPGPRLLPPAIEDLPQAS
- a CDS encoding PAS domain S-box protein — encoded protein: MSYAESSLSQVRALGSAADLGARSAPAAAEAPQSDGATAADWHLLRTTPAIIHSIDTEGRLVEVSNRWLEFMGYRREEVIGRRSSDFLTAESRRKAVEEILPAFMAAGRCDNVAYEVVTKSGEVRNVLLSATAETDAEGRVLRSLAVLTDVTDQVRAERALAKSRTRLRTILQDQAELICRYEADTTLTFVNEAFCHHFGKPETLLLGTAFADLFPEGGRDALLSHISRLHPGQPVTYEQQSLTLDGQLAWHEWTDRAIAGPDGGIVEYQSVARDITRSRRQQLALRRLLDITASQHHSLAEKIDEVILLGLDHFGLESGVVSEIIGSAYVVRHAVSAVEAIKPGVSFALEDTYCAHTVELGRPVAFDHVGSSELGRSSCYRQLRLEAYIAAPIMVGGQLHGTLNFSARRPASRSFGSEDLEIIALLAQWLGLQILTGQKQGELERSNADLEQFASVASHDLQEPLRTIGSFCELLEQRYGGQLDDDGEEFIGFIVDGARRMQGLIDDLLSYARAGTKGRDFEMVDSDAILDKALKNLKAALDRNQAVVERGPLPQLCADEVQVLQLFQNLIGNAVKFRAEDPLRITVTAEDQGSAWCFAITDNGIGIEAKFAKRIFLVFQRLHTREAIEGSGIGLSICKKIVERHGGRIWVEPAPERGSRFCFTLPKLG